Proteins from a single region of Ensifer adhaerens:
- a CDS encoding CGNR zinc finger domain-containing protein, translating to MTFTWTAHRFAGGALALDVANSIILRSDPERRIDRFADAAAIDSFAEAAYRFGAENTRFGPLAPVAAERRVGLLRLREATDRHFRAEISNNGRPELLADLLEAIAGVLRRSQPPGLLLPLDTATAQSALSLAATPEPDRLKICPNCGWLFLDRSRNRSRTWCDMAVCGNRNKARRHYHRNREETGP from the coding sequence ATGACCTTCACCTGGACAGCCCATAGATTTGCCGGCGGCGCACTCGCGCTGGACGTGGCCAATTCCATCATCCTGCGTTCCGATCCGGAGCGCCGGATCGACCGGTTCGCCGACGCCGCGGCGATCGATTCCTTTGCGGAAGCGGCGTACCGCTTCGGCGCCGAAAACACCCGCTTCGGCCCGCTAGCGCCTGTGGCGGCGGAACGCCGCGTCGGGCTGCTGCGGCTGCGCGAGGCGACCGACAGACACTTTCGCGCGGAGATATCGAACAACGGCCGGCCGGAGCTTTTGGCCGATTTGCTCGAGGCGATCGCGGGGGTTCTGCGTCGCTCCCAGCCCCCTGGGCTTCTGCTTCCGCTCGACACGGCGACGGCACAATCGGCACTGAGCCTTGCCGCCACCCCCGAGCCCGACCGTCTGAAGATCTGCCCCAATTGCGGCTGGCTGTTTCTCGACCGTAGCCGCAACCGCAGCCGGACCTGGTGCGACATGGCCGTCTGCGGCAATCGCAACAAGGCCAGGCGCCACTACCATCGCAACAGGGAAGAGACAGGCCCATGA
- a CDS encoding branched-chain amino acid ABC transporter permease — protein MLYFLQQLANAVPVAALYAALAFGYAIAFAVTRRADLTYGALFAFSGQMFVLFADFGWNRLWLVLPAALGLGAAAALSFSVGAGLVAGRYVMRPLAFSSANTVVVASLGCLLVLMETARLASETRSLWLPPFLNGNIVFWNDPRFPVTLTVIQLGNTVLMAALVAAGHWFLTHSRAGRFWRAVSEDRGAAALCGVDAATVYIAAYGAASLIAAFCGILAASYYGNMDFGTGLTFGVKVLFIAAIGAQASPLYAALGAAGIGLLETLWTAYGPILWRDFVIFGFLVVVLAVTRKEKVIP, from the coding sequence ATGCTCTATTTTCTGCAGCAGCTCGCCAATGCCGTTCCTGTCGCTGCGCTCTACGCGGCGCTCGCCTTCGGCTATGCCATCGCCTTTGCCGTGACCCGTCGGGCGGATCTTACCTACGGGGCGCTCTTTGCCTTCTCGGGCCAGATGTTCGTGCTGTTTGCTGATTTCGGTTGGAACCGGCTGTGGCTGGTCCTTCCGGCTGCCCTTGGCCTCGGTGCGGCGGCGGCCCTGAGCTTCAGCGTTGGCGCCGGGCTCGTCGCTGGGCGTTACGTCATGCGGCCGCTCGCCTTTTCGTCTGCCAACACCGTCGTCGTGGCGTCGCTAGGCTGCCTGCTGGTGCTGATGGAGACGGCGCGGCTTGCCTCTGAGACACGCAGCCTTTGGCTGCCGCCGTTCCTGAACGGGAACATCGTGTTCTGGAACGATCCTCGCTTTCCGGTGACCTTGACGGTCATCCAGCTCGGTAACACCGTGCTCATGGCCGCGCTCGTGGCCGCCGGGCACTGGTTCCTGACGCATTCGCGGGCAGGGCGGTTCTGGCGCGCCGTCTCGGAGGATCGGGGTGCTGCGGCCCTCTGCGGCGTCGATGCCGCGACCGTCTACATCGCAGCCTACGGTGCCGCGTCGCTGATCGCCGCCTTCTGCGGCATTCTGGCCGCGTCCTACTATGGCAACATGGATTTCGGCACGGGTCTGACCTTCGGGGTCAAGGTGCTGTTCATCGCTGCAATCGGTGCCCAGGCCTCGCCCCTTTATGCGGCCCTCGGCGCGGCCGGTATTGGTCTACTCGAAACGCTCTGGACGGCCTATGGCCCCATTCTCTGGCGTGACTTCGTAATCTTCGGGTTTCTGGTGGTCGTGCTGGCGGTGACGCGCAAGGAGAAGGTCATTCCCTGA
- the moaD gene encoding molybdopterin converting factor subunit 1, translating into MSTVNLVYFSWVRERIGKGEETLDVPASVVTIADLLQHLKTLGEEYETALEHENVIRAAINQEHVDHQEPIAGAREIALFPPMTGG; encoded by the coding sequence ATGAGCACCGTCAATCTCGTCTATTTCTCCTGGGTGCGGGAACGCATCGGCAAAGGCGAAGAGACCTTGGACGTTCCGGCCAGCGTTGTCACCATTGCCGACCTGCTCCAGCATCTGAAGACGCTCGGCGAGGAGTACGAGACGGCACTCGAGCATGAAAACGTCATCCGCGCGGCCATCAATCAGGAACATGTCGACCACCAGGAGCCGATTGCCGGCGCCCGGGAGATTGCCCTGTTTCCACCAATGACGGGTGGCTGA
- a CDS encoding AMP-binding protein, which yields MSISFIADLAKWGDRPALVFSGQRTVTYRELGERITRQALAFRGPRGLVAIEAQLSEHAIVAYLAALAAGHAVAVHAPKNGTGGSWVDAFEPDHAFRRIDGRWRTEHLLRENDRALHSELAVMLSTSGSTGCGKAVRLSRENISANAASIAEYLGLTADDRGCLVLPLHYSYGLSVLNSHLAAGASLYLPGGSILDAGFLDGLAESGSTNLAGVPYSYELLEKVGFRERQFPSLRFMTVAGGRLSPGVIRLYDDHLRTQGAAFFAMYGQTEATARIAYVPPTLLAGNEDRIGVAIPDGRLLIETEGGAPIENDGVTGELVYRGPNVMMGYATSRDDLCRGAELTELRTGDLAIRHADGLFQIVGRMKRISKIAGLRIAHDVLEAALERRGTAAAVVGDDASLHAFYCGNRDAEEIRRFLAQASGLTLAHLKATPLAEMPRLASGKVDYNALNMAARQAAVNVDDDNGGIEELFAQVFYPKRVKRSDSFVSLGGDSLRFVQLSMGLEKALGQVPDAWETLSITELSAYERRETTTRRIGIDLLIRALAILLVVLHHELLWPIPGGSAAMVVLVGFSLARFQMGPLLAGDSLAILRPLAQVLVPYYLIVAAYALAWGEVPWASAFLVGNFGLSLPETHGMVPYLYWFIEAYCQMMLLFVGLFAIPQFRRFVSARPFAAGMSLLLAALVARLALPLLWPIGNRQIFTLPWIFYLAVIGWCAAVAETAKQRLVLMMAGTGAFLFFGLYEGVWIGTKIKYLLQIAVLAALLYLPRISMPRRAAQLTLPLSAAGFHIYILHRFVPELLMLPLQSALPPAAFSILSIVGGVALGLVAWLGQRQLLKKLAEWREREIRPLRLPGFGALRSPLRPL from the coding sequence ATGTCCATCTCGTTCATTGCGGATCTGGCGAAATGGGGCGACCGGCCGGCGCTGGTCTTTTCCGGGCAGCGGACGGTCACCTATCGGGAGCTCGGCGAGCGGATCACGCGCCAGGCCCTTGCCTTCCGAGGCCCGCGTGGGCTGGTGGCGATCGAGGCCCAGCTTTCCGAACATGCGATCGTCGCTTACCTGGCGGCGCTGGCAGCTGGACATGCCGTTGCGGTGCACGCCCCGAAGAACGGGACCGGCGGATCCTGGGTCGATGCCTTCGAGCCCGATCATGCCTTTCGCCGGATCGACGGCCGCTGGCGCACGGAACATCTGCTGCGGGAAAATGATAGGGCGCTGCACTCCGAGCTGGCGGTGATGCTCTCCACTTCGGGCAGCACCGGTTGCGGCAAGGCCGTCCGCTTGTCCCGGGAAAACATCTCGGCAAACGCCGCGTCCATCGCCGAATATCTCGGCCTGACGGCGGATGATCGCGGCTGCCTGGTTCTGCCGCTGCATTATTCCTACGGCCTGTCGGTGTTGAATTCTCACCTGGCAGCCGGCGCCAGCCTCTACCTTCCCGGCGGATCGATTCTCGATGCCGGTTTCCTCGATGGTCTTGCCGAAAGCGGCAGCACGAACCTTGCGGGCGTGCCCTATTCCTACGAATTGCTGGAGAAGGTGGGCTTCCGCGAGAGGCAGTTTCCGAGCCTGCGCTTCATGACCGTCGCCGGCGGACGGCTGAGTCCTGGCGTCATCCGTCTCTACGACGACCACCTTCGCACCCAGGGCGCGGCATTCTTTGCGATGTACGGCCAGACCGAAGCCACGGCGCGCATCGCCTATGTGCCGCCGACTCTGCTCGCCGGAAACGAGGATAGGATCGGCGTCGCGATTCCAGATGGGCGCCTCCTGATCGAGACCGAGGGCGGAGCCCCGATCGAAAACGACGGTGTGACCGGCGAACTCGTCTATCGCGGTCCGAACGTGATGATGGGCTATGCAACATCGCGTGACGATCTCTGCCGCGGCGCCGAGCTTACCGAGCTGCGCACCGGCGACCTCGCGATCCGCCATGCCGACGGCCTGTTCCAGATCGTCGGCCGCATGAAGCGGATTTCCAAGATTGCCGGCCTGAGGATCGCTCACGATGTGCTGGAAGCGGCTCTCGAAAGGCGCGGCACCGCCGCAGCCGTCGTCGGTGACGATGCCAGTCTTCACGCGTTCTATTGCGGCAACCGCGATGCCGAAGAAATCAGACGGTTCCTCGCGCAGGCGAGCGGGCTGACGCTTGCCCACCTGAAAGCCACACCCCTTGCCGAAATGCCGCGGCTGGCCAGCGGCAAGGTCGATTACAACGCGCTCAACATGGCGGCGCGCCAGGCAGCCGTAAATGTCGACGACGACAACGGTGGCATCGAAGAGCTTTTCGCGCAGGTGTTCTATCCGAAGCGGGTGAAACGCTCCGACAGTTTTGTGTCGCTGGGCGGCGATTCCCTGCGCTTCGTTCAGCTTTCGATGGGGCTGGAGAAGGCACTGGGGCAAGTTCCGGACGCCTGGGAGACCTTGTCGATCACCGAGTTGTCGGCCTATGAGCGCCGCGAAACCACCACCCGGCGCATCGGGATTGATCTGCTGATCCGCGCTCTGGCCATTCTACTGGTCGTGCTGCACCATGAATTGCTCTGGCCCATCCCCGGCGGATCGGCGGCCATGGTCGTTCTCGTGGGTTTCAGTCTTGCCCGCTTCCAGATGGGACCGCTTCTGGCGGGAGACAGCTTGGCCATCCTGCGCCCGCTCGCCCAGGTGCTGGTTCCGTACTACCTGATCGTCGCTGCCTATGCGCTCGCCTGGGGTGAGGTGCCCTGGGCCTCGGCCTTTCTCGTCGGCAATTTCGGCCTGTCCCTGCCGGAGACGCACGGTATGGTGCCGTATCTCTACTGGTTCATCGAAGCCTATTGCCAGATGATGCTCCTCTTCGTCGGACTCTTCGCGATCCCGCAGTTCCGACGTTTTGTATCGGCAAGGCCCTTCGCCGCAGGAATGTCCCTGCTTTTGGCGGCACTTGTCGCCCGGCTTGCCCTGCCGTTGCTCTGGCCGATCGGCAATCGCCAGATTTTCACGCTGCCGTGGATCTTCTATCTCGCAGTCATCGGCTGGTGTGCTGCTGTCGCCGAAACGGCGAAGCAACGGCTGGTGCTGATGATGGCCGGCACGGGGGCTTTCCTGTTCTTCGGCCTATACGAGGGAGTCTGGATCGGAACGAAGATCAAGTACCTGCTGCAGATCGCGGTTCTCGCAGCCCTGCTCTATCTCCCGCGCATCAGCATGCCGCGCCGGGCGGCACAACTTACCCTGCCTTTGTCGGCGGCGGGCTTCCACATCTACATTCTGCACCGCTTCGTTCCGGAGCTGCTGATGCTGCCGCTGCAGTCGGCGCTGCCGCCCGCAGCGTTTTCGATCCTGTCGATCGTTGGCGGTGTGGCGCTCGGCCTTGTTGCCTGGCTCGGCCAGCGCCAGCTTCTAAAGAAGCTTGCCGAGTGGCGGGAGCGCGAGATCCGGCCACTACGGTTGCCCGGATTTGGGGCGCTGCGGTCTCCGCTACGCCCACTTTGA
- a CDS encoding molybdenum cofactor biosynthesis protein MoaE: protein MNAPVTVRVQREDFDLNAEATKLSAGRTDIGAVVTFSGLCRDEAGTLAALELEHYPGMAEAEIERICHEAVERFSLQAATAIHRYGKILPGENIVLVVTASRHRQAAFDGANFIMDFLKTSAPFWKKEHLGDGTTGGWVSAKDADDTARDRWSTK from the coding sequence ATGAACGCGCCGGTGACCGTGCGCGTTCAGCGCGAGGATTTCGACCTCAATGCCGAGGCCACGAAACTCTCTGCCGGACGGACTGACATCGGCGCGGTCGTAACATTTTCCGGCCTTTGCCGCGATGAGGCGGGCACTCTCGCCGCCCTTGAGCTCGAACATTATCCCGGCATGGCCGAAGCCGAGATCGAACGCATCTGCCACGAGGCGGTCGAGCGTTTCTCGCTGCAGGCCGCCACCGCCATCCACCGGTACGGAAAAATTCTTCCTGGCGAGAACATCGTGCTAGTGGTCACCGCCTCGCGCCACCGGCAGGCCGCCTTCGACGGCGCCAACTTCATCATGGATTTCCTGAAGACCTCAGCGCCTTTCTGGAAAAAGGAGCACCTGGGCGATGGCACCACCGGCGGCTGGGTCAGCGCCAAGGATGCCGACGACACTGCGCGGGACCGCTGGTCGACGAAATAG
- a CDS encoding IS110 family transposase: MTASYEYHIGVDYHKSYSHLVVQDSGGKTLRSGRVKNDRQSLGSFLERYRENSHAVVEATRNWMVIYDWLDDICDDVVLAHPLKVKAIADAKIKTDKIDATVLAHLLRADLVPQAWAPSDKARELRVALRERMFYVRLRTMTKNRIVTVFDRYPEQTAQLKTLGDLFGKAGRSQLAQIEVSAIDRIQIDRGLAFIGDIDVRIKQAEATIRAMTKGNGNVRLLKTIPGIGEFFARLIDAEIDDISRFRTPKKLAAYAGLVPSTYSSGGKTYHGKIIKQGNKWLRWAFVEAVTPAIASDPELRAQYDHLKFRGVNKARVAIARKLLTIAFQILRDQRAYERRDTSPMEGASTISQLS, from the coding sequence ATGACTGCGTCCTATGAATACCATATCGGCGTCGACTACCACAAATCCTACAGCCACCTGGTGGTGCAGGATTCGGGCGGCAAGACGCTCAGATCCGGCCGGGTGAAGAACGACCGCCAGTCGCTGGGCAGCTTTCTCGAACGCTATCGCGAGAACAGCCATGCGGTTGTCGAGGCGACGCGCAACTGGATGGTGATCTACGACTGGCTCGACGACATATGTGATGATGTCGTTCTCGCCCATCCGTTGAAGGTCAAGGCGATCGCCGACGCCAAGATCAAGACCGACAAGATCGACGCCACCGTGCTGGCACACCTGCTCAGGGCCGACCTGGTGCCACAGGCCTGGGCACCGAGCGACAAGGCCCGCGAGTTGCGTGTCGCGCTGCGCGAGCGGATGTTTTACGTGCGGCTGCGCACGATGACGAAGAACCGCATAGTCACGGTGTTTGATCGTTATCCGGAACAGACGGCGCAGTTGAAGACGCTTGGGGACCTGTTTGGCAAGGCCGGCCGCAGCCAGCTGGCGCAGATTGAGGTCTCAGCGATCGACCGTATCCAGATCGACCGTGGCCTCGCCTTCATCGGCGACATTGACGTGCGGATCAAGCAGGCGGAAGCAACGATCCGGGCGATGACCAAGGGCAATGGCAATGTCAGGCTGTTGAAGACGATCCCCGGCATCGGCGAGTTCTTCGCCCGGCTGATCGATGCGGAGATCGACGATATCAGCCGGTTCCGCACCCCGAAGAAGCTGGCCGCCTATGCCGGCCTCGTGCCATCGACCTATTCCTCCGGCGGCAAGACCTACCACGGCAAGATCATCAAGCAGGGCAATAAATGGTTGCGCTGGGCGTTCGTCGAGGCGGTCACCCCCGCCATCGCCAGCGATCCTGAGCTGCGCGCCCAGTACGACCACTTGAAGTTCAGAGGAGTGAACAAGGCGCGTGTGGCGATCGCACGCAAGCTTTTGACGATCGCCTTCCAGATCCTGCGTGACCAGCGCGCCTACGAGCGGCGCGACACCAGCCCCATGGAAGGCGCGTCGACGATATCCCAGCTGTCCTGA
- a CDS encoding glutathione S-transferase family protein, with product MSRKLYSLCGADRTRPFSPHVWKTKMSLAHKGLDFDVVPIGFTEIPAVEDGATSLVPLLRDGERLVQDSFEIALYLEQNYPDRPPLFAGEGAMAISRFVEGWSQTTLHPAITRIIIRDIHDRLDPVDQAYFRQSREKRFGTSLEAVAESGGAALGTFAEKLEPLRHMLKFQGFLGGASPLFADYIVFGAFQWARIVSPQCLLQPGDPVTDWFERCLDLHSGLGRSVTAA from the coding sequence ATGTCGAGAAAACTCTATTCGCTTTGCGGCGCCGACAGGACGCGTCCTTTCTCGCCGCATGTGTGGAAGACGAAGATGTCGCTCGCGCACAAGGGGCTCGATTTCGACGTCGTGCCGATCGGTTTCACCGAAATCCCCGCGGTCGAGGATGGGGCAACGAGCCTGGTGCCGCTGCTGCGGGACGGCGAACGCTTGGTGCAGGACAGCTTCGAGATAGCCCTTTATCTCGAACAGAACTACCCGGATCGTCCGCCGCTCTTTGCCGGCGAGGGGGCGATGGCGATCTCCCGCTTCGTCGAGGGCTGGTCGCAGACAACACTGCATCCCGCCATTACCCGCATCATCATCAGGGATATTCACGATCGCCTTGATCCAGTCGATCAGGCCTATTTCCGGCAGAGCCGCGAGAAGCGCTTTGGCACGTCGCTCGAAGCGGTCGCCGAAAGCGGTGGCGCAGCGCTCGGAACCTTCGCTGAAAAGCTCGAGCCGCTGCGCCATATGCTGAAGTTTCAGGGTTTCCTCGGCGGCGCGTCGCCGCTTTTTGCCGATTACATCGTCTTCGGCGCGTTTCAGTGGGCGCGCATCGTTTCGCCGCAGTGCCTGCTTCAGCCAGGTGATCCCGTGACCGATTGGTTCGAACGATGCCTCGATCTGCACAGCGGGCTCGGACGTAGTGTGACGGCTGCGTGA
- a CDS encoding DinB family protein, which produces MLDHFRMFADYNRWANRLVYAAAAELTDTELRESRGAFFGSLLSTLNHILVADRVWMKRFTREGDAPTELDAILHDDLPALTAARTAEDERIIAWINGLSDERLNAALTYTPLTNPTVITQKLAPTLGHFFNHQTHHRGQAHATLTALGRPSVALDLAYFLRTEGSKWA; this is translated from the coding sequence ATGCTCGATCACTTTCGCATGTTCGCCGATTATAACCGCTGGGCGAACCGCCTGGTCTACGCCGCCGCAGCGGAACTGACCGATACCGAATTGCGGGAAAGCCGGGGCGCCTTCTTCGGCTCGCTGCTTTCGACCCTCAACCATATTCTCGTCGCCGACCGGGTATGGATGAAACGCTTTACGCGCGAGGGCGATGCCCCCACCGAACTCGACGCGATCCTCCATGACGATCTGCCGGCGCTTACCGCCGCTCGCACTGCCGAAGACGAACGCATCATCGCCTGGATCAACGGCTTGAGTGACGAACGCCTCAACGCCGCCCTCACCTATACACCGCTCACCAACCCGACGGTTATCACCCAGAAGCTGGCGCCGACGCTCGGACACTTCTTCAACCACCAGACCCATCACCGCGGCCAGGCGCATGCGACGCTGACCGCACTCGGTCGCCCTTCGGTAGCGCTGGATCTTGCATATTTCCTGAGAACCGAAGGGTCAAAGTGGGCGTAG
- the ndk gene encoding nucleoside-diphosphate kinase, whose product MAIERTFSMIKPDATKRNLTGAITKMLEDAGLRVVASKRVWMSRREAEGFYAVHKERPFFGELVEFMSSGPTIVQVLEGENAIAKNREVMGATNPANADEGTIRKVHALSIGENSVHGSDAPETAAEEIAYWFSGTEIVG is encoded by the coding sequence ATGGCTATTGAACGTACCTTCTCGATGATCAAGCCGGACGCGACCAAGCGCAACCTGACCGGCGCCATCACCAAGATGCTCGAAGATGCCGGCCTGCGCGTCGTCGCTTCCAAGCGCGTCTGGATGAGCCGCCGCGAAGCCGAAGGCTTCTACGCCGTTCACAAGGAACGTCCGTTCTTCGGCGAACTGGTCGAGTTCATGTCCTCCGGCCCGACGATCGTTCAGGTTCTCGAAGGCGAAAACGCCATTGCCAAGAACCGCGAAGTCATGGGCGCCACCAACCCGGCAAACGCTGACGAAGGCACCATCCGCAAGGTTCACGCTCTCTCGATCGGCGAAAACTCGGTTCACGGTTCGGATGCTCCGGAAACCGCTGCCGAAGAAATCGCCTACTGGTTCTCGGGCACCGAGATCGTCGGCTGA
- the uvrC gene encoding excinuclease ABC subunit UvrC: MNGRVPTDGGILYDGTETEDDDDLIEVTESTSAAPVEWNENHADMEGLKGAELIQAFVKLLPNGPGVYRMFNETGDVLYVGKARSLKKRVSNYAQGRGHSNRIARMVRETANMEFVTTRTEIEALLLEANLIKRLRPRFNVLLRDDKSFPYILVTGDSRAPALYKHRGARSRKGDYFGPFASAGAVGRTINSLQRAFLLRTCTDSVFETRTRPCLLYQIKRCSAPCTGEVSDADYKELVQEAKDFLSGKSQAVKATIAAAMGEASENLDFERAALYRDRLAALSHVQSHQGINPAGVEEADVFAIHHEGGVSCIQVFFFRTGQNWGNRAYFPKADPSLPAAEVLSQFLAQFYDDKPCPRQILLCEAVEEQELLGQALSEKSGYKVAIQVPQRGEKKDLVDHALANAREAHGRKLAETASQSRLLEGFSETFKLERTPRRIEIYDNSHIMGTNAVGGMVVAGPEGFVKGQYRKFNIKSTDITPGDDFGMMREVMTRRFSRLLKEEGKPDRTMESDDGAFPAWPDVILIDGGQGQMTAVRAILRELDVEDCVTAIGVAKGVDRDAGRERFFALGRDSFTLPPRDPVLYFIQRLRDEAHRFAIGSHRARRKKEMVKNPLDEIAGIGPTRKRALLTHFGTAKAVSRAGINDLMAVAGISETVARLVYEHFHDDAAK; this comes from the coding sequence ATGAACGGACGCGTGCCGACAGACGGCGGCATCCTCTATGACGGCACCGAGACGGAAGACGACGACGATCTGATCGAGGTCACGGAAAGCACGAGTGCTGCACCCGTCGAGTGGAACGAGAATCACGCCGACATGGAAGGCTTGAAGGGCGCGGAGCTGATCCAGGCCTTCGTCAAGCTCCTGCCGAACGGCCCCGGCGTCTACCGCATGTTCAACGAGACCGGCGACGTTCTCTACGTCGGCAAGGCCCGCAGCCTGAAGAAGCGCGTCAGCAACTATGCCCAGGGGCGCGGCCATTCCAACCGCATTGCGCGCATGGTGCGCGAAACCGCGAACATGGAGTTCGTGACGACGCGCACCGAGATCGAAGCGCTACTCCTCGAAGCGAACCTGATCAAGCGCTTGCGGCCGCGCTTCAACGTGCTCTTGCGCGACGACAAGTCGTTTCCCTATATTCTGGTCACGGGCGACAGCCGCGCGCCGGCGCTTTACAAGCACCGCGGCGCGCGCAGCCGCAAGGGCGACTATTTCGGCCCCTTCGCGTCTGCCGGCGCCGTCGGCCGCACGATCAATTCGCTGCAACGCGCCTTCCTGCTCCGCACCTGCACCGACAGCGTCTTCGAGACTCGCACTCGACCGTGCCTGCTCTATCAGATCAAGCGCTGTTCGGCGCCCTGCACCGGCGAAGTCAGCGACGCTGACTACAAGGAACTGGTGCAGGAGGCGAAGGACTTCCTGTCGGGCAAGAGCCAGGCCGTGAAGGCAACGATCGCCGCAGCAATGGGCGAGGCATCGGAAAACCTCGACTTCGAACGGGCCGCGCTTTACCGCGACCGACTGGCAGCGCTCAGCCACGTCCAGAGCCACCAGGGGATCAATCCCGCCGGCGTCGAGGAAGCGGACGTTTTCGCGATCCATCACGAAGGCGGCGTCTCCTGCATTCAGGTCTTCTTCTTCCGCACTGGTCAGAACTGGGGCAACCGCGCCTACTTCCCGAAGGCCGACCCGTCGCTGCCGGCAGCCGAGGTGCTCTCGCAGTTCTTGGCGCAGTTCTACGACGACAAGCCCTGTCCGCGGCAGATTCTTCTTTGCGAAGCGGTGGAGGAACAGGAACTCCTCGGTCAGGCACTGAGTGAGAAATCCGGATACAAGGTGGCGATCCAGGTACCGCAGCGCGGCGAGAAGAAGGATCTCGTCGATCATGCGCTTGCCAATGCGCGCGAGGCCCATGGCCGCAAGCTTGCGGAAACCGCCTCCCAATCGCGCCTGCTTGAAGGCTTCTCGGAAACCTTCAAGCTTGAGCGCACACCGCGCCGCATCGAGATCTACGACAACTCCCACATCATGGGCACCAATGCCGTCGGCGGCATGGTGGTGGCGGGACCGGAAGGTTTCGTCAAAGGCCAGTACCGCAAGTTCAACATCAAATCGACCGACATCACGCCGGGCGACGACTTCGGCATGATGCGCGAGGTGATGACCCGGCGGTTCTCGCGCCTGCTGAAGGAAGAAGGCAAGCCGGACCGGACCATGGAGTCTGACGACGGCGCCTTCCCGGCCTGGCCTGACGTCATCCTGATCGACGGTGGCCAGGGCCAGATGACCGCCGTGCGGGCCATCCTTCGGGAACTCGACGTCGAGGATTGCGTCACCGCGATCGGCGTCGCCAAGGGTGTCGACCGCGATGCCGGACGTGAACGGTTCTTCGCGCTTGGCCGCGACAGCTTCACGCTGCCGCCGCGCGATCCGGTGCTCTACTTCATCCAGCGGCTGCGCGACGAAGCGCATCGCTTCGCGATCGGCTCGCACCGGGCCCGCCGCAAGAAGGAGATGGTCAAGAACCCGCTCGACGAGATCGCCGGCATCGGGCCAACGCGCAAGCGCGCGCTGCTGACGCATTTCGGTACCGCCAAGGCCGTTTCGCGCGCCGGCATCAACGACCTCATGGCCGTCGCCGGCATTTCTGAGACGGTGGCCCGGCTGGTTTATGAACATTTCCACGACGATGCGGCGAAATGA
- the pgsA gene encoding CDP-diacylglycerol--glycerol-3-phosphate 3-phosphatidyltransferase encodes MPTPVAYSIPNLLTYFRILIVPLIVLCFFIEGRLHSSDFARWTAVTLFVIASITDFFDGYLARIWKQTSNIGKMLDPIADKLLVASILLLVAADGTIAGWSIWAAIIILCREILVSGLREYLAALKVSVPVTRIAKWKTTIQMVAIAFLLAGPAGDKILPYTTEAGIVLLWIAAAITLYTGYDYFRAGLKHVVNE; translated from the coding sequence ATGCCCACGCCCGTCGCCTACAGCATCCCGAACCTGCTCACTTACTTCCGAATCCTGATCGTGCCGCTGATCGTCCTTTGCTTCTTCATCGAAGGACGGCTGCACAGTTCGGATTTCGCGCGCTGGACGGCGGTCACGCTTTTCGTCATCGCCTCGATCACCGACTTCTTCGACGGCTATCTTGCGCGGATCTGGAAGCAGACCTCGAATATCGGCAAGATGCTGGATCCGATCGCCGACAAGCTGCTCGTCGCCTCGATCCTGCTGCTGGTCGCGGCTGACGGCACCATTGCCGGCTGGTCGATCTGGGCCGCGATCATTATTCTGTGCCGTGAAATCCTGGTCTCCGGCCTGCGCGAATATCTGGCGGCCCTGAAGGTCAGCGTCCCCGTCACCCGCATCGCCAAGTGGAAGACGACGATCCAGATGGTCGCCATCGCCTTCCTGCTGGCTGGCCCCGCCGGCGACAAGATTTTGCCCTACACGACCGAGGCTGGTATCGTGCTGCTGTGGATCGCCGCCGCCATCACGCTCTACACGGGCTACGACTATTTCCGCGCCGGCCTCAAGCACGTGGTCAACGAATGA